From Streptomyces sp. TLI_235, a single genomic window includes:
- a CDS encoding cation diffusion facilitator family transporter codes for MTDLAHPSDHPHTSRDARSRDTHGSGTAPEGHTHGHDPGHPHEHHRHPEHHQDDHRHDEHHHSHDRDGRHHHTHGRTHGHTRGRPHGRDGVLARLGHLLRPHSHHASDKVDEAMETSADGLRTLWISLLVLVATAALQAGVVMLSDSVALLGDTVHNVADALTAVPLGLAFLLGRRAANRTYTYGYGRAEDLAGVAVVATVAASAVLAAVTAVDRLLHPQPVSHVWAVAVAAVVGCLGNEWVARYRIRTGRRIGSAALVADGIHARADGLTSLAVLLGAGGSALGWRAADPLVGLVITAAILAVLRSSVREVGRRLMDGVEPALVDAAERGLRDVEGVRAVGALRMRWVGHALRAEADVAVDGTLTVAEGHRVAEAAERALKRAVPRLVAVTVHIDTVEPETATADPELRAALP; via the coding sequence ATGACGGATCTGGCGCATCCATCCGATCACCCGCACACCTCGCGGGACGCGCGCTCCCGCGACACGCACGGGAGCGGAACGGCCCCCGAAGGCCACACGCACGGCCACGACCCAGGCCACCCCCACGAGCACCACCGCCACCCCGAACACCACCAGGACGATCACCGGCACGACGAGCACCACCACAGTCACGACCGCGACGGCCGGCACCACCACACCCACGGCCGCACCCACGGCCACACGCGAGGCCGTCCCCACGGCCGGGACGGCGTGCTCGCCCGGCTCGGCCACCTGCTGCGTCCGCACTCCCACCACGCCTCCGACAAGGTCGACGAGGCGATGGAGACCTCGGCCGACGGATTGCGGACCCTGTGGATCTCTCTCCTCGTCCTCGTCGCCACCGCCGCCCTGCAGGCGGGCGTGGTGATGCTCTCGGACTCGGTCGCACTCCTCGGTGACACCGTGCACAACGTCGCGGACGCGCTGACCGCCGTTCCGCTCGGTCTCGCCTTCCTCCTCGGCCGCCGTGCCGCGAACCGCACCTACACCTATGGCTACGGACGGGCCGAGGACCTCGCAGGCGTGGCCGTGGTGGCCACCGTCGCGGCGTCCGCCGTGCTGGCCGCCGTGACCGCCGTCGACCGGCTGCTCCACCCACAACCGGTCAGCCATGTCTGGGCGGTGGCGGTTGCGGCGGTGGTGGGCTGCCTGGGCAACGAGTGGGTGGCACGTTACCGCATCCGCACCGGCCGCCGGATCGGTTCGGCCGCGCTGGTCGCGGACGGCATCCACGCACGCGCCGACGGCCTCACCTCGCTGGCCGTCCTGCTCGGCGCGGGCGGCTCCGCACTGGGCTGGCGGGCTGCGGATCCGCTGGTCGGGCTGGTGATCACCGCCGCGATACTGGCGGTACTGCGCAGCTCCGTCCGGGAGGTCGGCCGCCGGTTGATGGACGGCGTCGAGCCCGCGCTGGTGGACGCCGCCGAGCGCGGGTTGCGGGACGTGGAGGGCGTGCGCGCGGTCGGCGCGCTGCGGATGCGCTGGGTGGGCCACGCCCTCCGGGCGGAGGCGGACGTGGCCGTCGACGGGACGCTCACCGTGGCCGAGGGCCACCGGGTCGCGGAGGCCGCCGAACGAGCACTGAAGCGGGCCGTGCCCCGGCTCGTCGCCGTCACCGTGCACATCGACACCGTCGAACCCGAGACGGCGACGGCCGACCCGGAGCTACGGGCCGCCCTGCCCTGA